One Pseudomonadota bacterium genomic window carries:
- the rplU gene encoding 50S ribosomal protein L21: MFAVIRTGGKQYKVADGDVIRVEKLEAEAGSTVTLDEVLMVSDAGKASVGTPFLAGAKVTAEIVAQDRGPKIIVFKKRRRQNSRRKNGHRQLLTVLRITGIKAAA; the protein is encoded by the coding sequence ATGTTCGCGGTCATACGCACGGGTGGAAAACAGTACAAGGTCGCCGACGGCGACGTGATCCGGGTTGAGAAGCTGGAAGCCGAAGCCGGCTCCACCGTCACCCTGGACGAGGTTTTGATGGTCAGCGACGCCGGAAAGGCTTCCGTGGGAACGCCCTTCTTGGCTGGAGCGAAGGTGACGGCCGAGATTGTCGCCCAGGATCGTGGTCCGAAGATCATCGTCTTCAAGAAGCGTCGCCGCCAGAATTCGCGGCGCAAGAACGGCCACCGCCAGCTTCTGACGGTGCTGAGGATTACGGGAATCAAGGCCGCGGCCTGA
- the rpmA gene encoding 50S ribosomal protein L27, whose translation MAHKKAGGSSRNGRDSAGRRLGVKRYGGQEVLAGNILVRQRGTKFHAGQNVGLGKDHTLFAKIDGVVSFRESIGERMFVSVTPA comes from the coding sequence ATGGCACATAAAAAAGCCGGCGGCAGTTCGCGCAACGGGCGCGACAGTGCTGGCCGGCGTCTCGGAGTAAAACGTTATGGCGGCCAGGAAGTCCTGGCGGGCAATATCCTGGTGCGTCAGCGCGGCACCAAATTCCATGCCGGCCAGAACGTGGGCCTGGGCAAGGACCATACCCTGTTTGCGAAAATCGATGGCGTGGTCAGCTTCCGCGAATCCATCGGCGAGAGGATGTTTGTATCGGTCACCCCGGCTG